In Nitrosarchaeum sp., the following proteins share a genomic window:
- a CDS encoding winged helix-turn-helix domain-containing protein, with the protein MIKSLKRKTILQIVESNPGVGFVDIQKHTGYANGVLSHHLKRLENEGHIRIKHGKRKIWIFSSIVNTDNDNLLIFFRKETCQKILLFLLDVKIATFSQIRDAVEKSPSTTSVTMKMLLGEKLIRKIYGFPLKYELENYEKTLQVIETIKPSNVDVLKDRFADTFSYY; encoded by the coding sequence ATGATAAAATCACTCAAAAGAAAAACTATTCTGCAAATAGTGGAATCAAATCCAGGCGTGGGGTTTGTCGATATTCAAAAACATACAGGTTATGCTAACGGAGTTCTTAGTCATCATTTGAAAAGATTGGAAAATGAAGGACACATTAGGATAAAGCATGGAAAACGTAAGATTTGGATATTTTCTTCTATTGTGAATACTGATAATGATAATCTTCTAATTTTTTTTAGAAAAGAAACATGTCAAAAAATTCTGCTTTTTCTTTTAGATGTTAAAATTGCAACCTTTAGTCAAATACGTGATGCAGTTGAAAAAAGTCCTAGTACAACTTCAGTTACTATGAAAATGTTGCTTGGAGAAAAATTGATAAGAAAAATTTATGGATTTCCTTTAAAATATGAATTAGAAAATTACGAAAAAACTTTACAAGTAATTGAAACAATAAAACCATCTAATGTTGATGTACTAAAAGACAGATTTGCAGATACTTTCTCTTATTATTGA